Proteins from a genomic interval of Nitrospirota bacterium:
- a CDS encoding DUF3047 domain-containing protein, which translates to MWKFVLIAIGLLIAPTVARAESPFMIEVAKFSSGTIGQAMPEGWKPLTFKKIPKHTLYEVVKDGGEVVVKAVSQFSASGLTKEVRIDPKEFPVVRWRWKIDHVLNGSDVALKSGDDFPARLYVTFEYNPEKVGFGKKLKYKAGRAIFGDIPIGALNYIWETKTPVGTIVENAYTDFAQMIVVESGPQKVGMWVVEERNIYEDYKRAFGEEPPMINGVAIMTDTDNTKEQATAYYGDIVFQRSVTVSIREP; encoded by the coding sequence GTGTGGAAATTCGTGCTCATTGCGATAGGGCTACTTATTGCGCCTACAGTTGCACGGGCGGAATCTCCATTCATGATCGAGGTGGCGAAGTTTTCGAGCGGGACGATTGGGCAGGCGATGCCCGAGGGGTGGAAGCCGCTCACCTTTAAGAAGATTCCAAAACATACCTTGTACGAAGTCGTGAAGGATGGGGGAGAGGTGGTGGTCAAGGCTGTCAGTCAGTTCTCTGCCTCGGGTCTGACCAAAGAGGTGAGGATCGATCCTAAAGAATTTCCGGTCGTTCGGTGGCGGTGGAAGATTGACCATGTGCTCAACGGTAGCGATGTGGCCCTCAAGTCGGGCGACGACTTTCCTGCCCGGCTCTATGTCACCTTCGAATACAACCCGGAGAAGGTCGGTTTTGGGAAGAAGCTGAAGTACAAGGCCGGACGTGCGATTTTTGGCGACATTCCTATCGGGGCGCTCAACTATATCTGGGAAACCAAGACCCCGGTTGGGACCATCGTCGAGAATGCCTATACGGACTTCGCGCAGATGATCGTTGTCGAAAGTGGGCCTCAGAAGGTTGGGATGTGGGTCGTTGAGGAACGGAATATCTACGAGGATTACAAGAGAGCCTTCGGGGAAGAGCCGCCGATGATCAATGGCGTGGCAATCATGACGGATACGGACAATACCAAGGAACAGGCGACGGCTTACTACGGCGATATTGTCTTTCAACGATCGGTGACGGTATCGATTCGAGA
- a CDS encoding mercuric reductase gives MNLHGEHLVLPNDEHNQALVANVHPSNWVNPEPTGRYNIVVIGAGTAGLITAVIAASLGAKVALIERHLMGGDCLNVGCVPSKGVIRAARAWADLRQATAFGLHIPAGVKYDFGAVMARMRKLRARISHNDSVHRYAKLGVDVYIGSGCFTGDTTIQVEGPAGNRILTFAKAAICTGARAATPPIQGLKEAGCLTNETVFSLTELPRRIGVIGAGPIGCELAQSFARFGSQVYLIEAQHGIMPNEDRDAAEVVKQQMLRDGVKLLCCGKDLTISKTDGGKRLTVDSHGQQYDITVDEILVGVGRTPNVEGLGLEAVGVEYDKNGVKVNGRLQTTNSRIFAAGDICSRYKFTHAADAMAQIVIQNALFPHPLGLGYASVESLIMPWCTFTEPEVAHVGLYEKDAKEKGIEVETYTYKLDEVDRAILDGEDEGFARIHILKGTDKIVGATIVAAHAGEMINEFSVLMKAGLGAKVIAGTIHPYPTQAEVNKKVVNLWRKAHFTQGTKNLLLKLFAWMRRG, from the coding sequence ATGAATTTGCACGGAGAGCATCTCGTCCTACCGAACGACGAGCACAATCAGGCGCTTGTGGCCAATGTCCATCCTTCCAATTGGGTCAATCCTGAGCCGACGGGCCGCTACAACATCGTCGTGATCGGCGCCGGCACGGCTGGGCTGATTACTGCCGTGATCGCCGCGAGTCTAGGGGCCAAGGTCGCGTTGATCGAGCGGCATCTCATGGGCGGCGATTGCCTGAACGTCGGCTGCGTGCCGTCGAAAGGGGTGATCCGTGCGGCTCGCGCCTGGGCCGATTTGAGGCAGGCGACTGCGTTTGGTCTCCATATTCCGGCTGGCGTGAAGTACGACTTCGGCGCCGTGATGGCGCGCATGAGAAAGCTACGCGCGAGGATCAGCCACAACGATTCAGTCCACCGCTATGCCAAGCTCGGCGTGGACGTCTATATTGGCAGCGGCTGCTTCACAGGGGACACGACAATCCAGGTCGAAGGGCCGGCGGGCAATCGAATCCTCACCTTTGCGAAGGCGGCGATTTGCACCGGTGCGCGGGCGGCGACGCCTCCGATCCAGGGGCTGAAAGAGGCAGGTTGTCTCACCAATGAAACGGTGTTCTCGCTCACGGAACTGCCCCGGCGCATCGGCGTGATCGGGGCTGGGCCGATTGGGTGCGAATTGGCCCAGTCGTTTGCGCGGTTCGGTAGCCAGGTGTATTTGATCGAAGCGCAGCACGGCATTATGCCGAACGAAGACCGAGACGCAGCTGAGGTTGTGAAACAGCAGATGCTGCGCGACGGCGTGAAGCTGCTCTGTTGCGGAAAAGATCTCACGATCAGCAAAACGGACGGCGGTAAGCGACTCACCGTCGATTCTCACGGCCAGCAATACGATATCACGGTCGACGAGATTCTGGTCGGCGTCGGTCGGACGCCCAACGTAGAGGGATTGGGTCTGGAAGCGGTCGGCGTCGAGTACGACAAGAACGGGGTGAAGGTGAATGGCCGGCTACAGACCACGAACTCCCGCATCTTTGCGGCGGGCGACATCTGTTCCCGCTACAAGTTTACTCATGCCGCCGATGCAATGGCGCAGATCGTCATCCAGAATGCCCTGTTCCCGCACCCCTTGGGTCTGGGCTATGCGAGCGTCGAATCCTTGATCATGCCCTGGTGTACCTTCACGGAGCCGGAAGTGGCGCATGTTGGGCTGTACGAAAAGGATGCGAAGGAAAAAGGCATTGAGGTCGAAACCTACACGTATAAACTCGACGAAGTCGATCGTGCGATTTTGGACGGAGAAGACGAAGGCTTCGCGAGGATTCACATCCTGAAAGGTACGGACAAGATTGTCGGCGCGACCATCGTTGCGGCACATGCAGGCGAGATGATCAACGAGTTTTCCGTGCTGATGAAAGCCGGGCTAGGAGCCAAGGTCATTGCCGGGACGATCCATCCCTATCCGACGCAAGCCGAGGTGAATAAGAAAGTCGTGAATCTGTGGCGGAAGGCGCATTTCACTCAGGGGACCAAAAATCTTCTTCTGAAGCTCTTCGCCTGGATGAGGAGGGGGTGA
- a CDS encoding TVP38/TMEM64 family protein, whose protein sequence is MIQPEVTMPTPVSETAVPTGSSAGKIVIAVVIAVAIGAFFYFDLGQFLSLTALKEHRDTLLSFTEANYASSAGLFILAYIVVTGLSLPGAVILTLAGGFLFGSLFGTLFVNLGATTGATLAFLTARYLLRDWVEQKFGKWLGPVQQGFTNNAFSYLMTLRLIPLFPFFVVNLVSGLTRMNVRTYVAATALGIIPGSFVYAYAGRQLGTINSLKEIASPNVIGAFVLLGLLALVPSVYNKLKGGQS, encoded by the coding sequence ATGATACAGCCCGAGGTTACGATGCCAACGCCAGTATCTGAGACAGCCGTGCCGACTGGGTCGAGTGCCGGGAAAATTGTTATTGCCGTGGTGATTGCAGTGGCCATCGGTGCGTTTTTTTACTTTGACCTCGGGCAGTTCTTATCGCTGACGGCTCTCAAAGAGCATCGCGATACATTGCTGTCCTTCACCGAGGCGAATTATGCCTCTTCGGCAGGGCTATTTATCCTTGCCTATATCGTGGTGACGGGCTTGTCGTTGCCTGGCGCGGTGATTCTTACCTTGGCCGGAGGGTTCTTATTCGGAAGCCTGTTCGGCACGCTGTTCGTGAATCTGGGGGCGACGACCGGAGCAACCCTGGCCTTCCTGACGGCCCGCTACCTGCTGCGCGATTGGGTCGAGCAGAAGTTCGGGAAGTGGCTGGGACCTGTTCAGCAGGGATTTACGAATAACGCCTTCAGCTACCTGATGACCCTGCGGCTCATTCCCTTGTTTCCCTTCTTTGTCGTGAACCTGGTCTCAGGCCTCACACGCATGAATGTCAGGACCTATGTTGCGGCGACGGCATTGGGCATCATCCCCGGTTCGTTCGTCTATGCTTACGCCGGGCGGCAATTGGGGACGATCAATTCACTCAAGGAAATTGCTTCGCCGAATGTGATCGGGGCGTTTGTCTTGCTGGGCCTTCTGGCCCTTGTTCCGTCGGTCTATAACAAGCTCAAGGGCGGGCAGTCATGA
- a CDS encoding sulfite oxidase-like oxidoreductase has protein sequence MDDPNRLTEKKEQWAKARRGGEEREVFYEGDDRLPPGQHLVETFPVLDLGFKPEIPRSEWTLMIGGSVANPITWTWEEFLAQPQLKNTSDFHCVTSWSRFDNEWEGVSFKHILSVVQPLPSAKFVLFKSFDDYTTNLPLEACDDRDVLLTYTWNGRPLTKEHGGPVRVIVPKRYAWKGAKWVKEITFSEKDEKGFWEVRGYSNTGFPWKNDRYG, from the coding sequence ATGGACGATCCCAACCGACTGACCGAGAAGAAAGAGCAATGGGCCAAGGCCCGACGTGGAGGAGAAGAGCGTGAAGTCTTCTACGAAGGTGATGATCGTTTGCCGCCTGGACAGCACCTCGTCGAAACCTTCCCGGTCCTCGACTTGGGTTTCAAACCAGAAATTCCTCGCTCGGAATGGACGCTCATGATCGGGGGATCTGTCGCCAATCCCATCACCTGGACCTGGGAAGAGTTTCTCGCTCAGCCCCAATTGAAAAACACCTCCGATTTTCACTGCGTGACCAGTTGGAGCCGATTCGACAACGAGTGGGAAGGCGTCAGCTTCAAACACATTCTATCCGTGGTGCAGCCACTGCCCTCGGCGAAGTTCGTGCTCTTTAAATCCTTCGATGACTACACAACCAATCTCCCGCTTGAAGCCTGCGACGATCGGGACGTGCTCTTGACCTACACCTGGAACGGCAGGCCCCTCACCAAAGAACATGGCGGACCGGTACGAGTCATCGTACCGAAACGTTATGCCTGGAAGGGAGCCAAGTGGGTGAAGGAAATTACGTTTTCAGAGAAGGATGAGAAGGGATTCTGGGAAGTCCGCGGCTATTCGAACACCGGCTTCCCCTGGAAGAACGACCGTTACGGGTGA
- a CDS encoding YdbL family protein produces MTIWRRVITVGTVLWCLVAVQPLLAFTLEEAKSKGLVGEKSNGYLGLVSPGSGEAQALANEVNQKRRQAYEEIARRNGTSLNAVETLAGEKAVANTKPGNFVEGSGGWVKK; encoded by the coding sequence ATGACAATATGGAGACGAGTGATCACGGTCGGCACAGTGTTGTGGTGTCTTGTGGCAGTGCAGCCGTTGTTGGCCTTTACGCTTGAAGAGGCGAAGTCGAAGGGCCTGGTCGGAGAAAAATCAAATGGATACTTGGGCCTTGTTTCGCCTGGCAGTGGAGAGGCCCAAGCCCTTGCGAACGAGGTGAACCAGAAACGGCGCCAAGCCTATGAGGAGATCGCTCGCCGCAATGGAACCAGCTTGAATGCAGTGGAAACGCTGGCAGGGGAGAAGGCCGTGGCGAATACCAAGCCCGGTAATTTCGTCGAAGGCTCCGGAGGCTGGGTCAAGAAATAG
- a CDS encoding YnbE family lipoprotein, whose amino-acid sequence MWSRTLLAGIVGAILGGALVGLDACTPRIEVAPSDKPITINLNVKIDHEVRVKVDKELDQVLSDKSGLF is encoded by the coding sequence ATGTGGAGCAGGACCCTGTTGGCAGGTATCGTCGGTGCGATCCTTGGTGGGGCATTGGTCGGTTTGGATGCTTGTACGCCACGTATTGAAGTGGCGCCGTCCGATAAGCCGATTACGATCAACTTGAACGTGAAGATCGACCATGAGGTTCGCGTGAAAGTGGACAAAGAATTGGATCAAGTGTTGTCCGACAAGAGCGGTCTGTTTTAG
- a CDS encoding YdbH domain-containing protein, translating into MLTHRYQIALLLGLVALVSLYLLLPLTASYLLAQGLRQYGYKHVIIQLGYPGWSGMHIPVVSFQQDLAGESVMVSLTNAEIQYRVPQLIHGHVDRVSLPYVAIQILNLQPSELGEGGGAVQGRVESEDSPWTLLTAGDLLRGLPILPFDELHLGRVTIFREQATGPLRRVTISGVVMYRDGELGGHLSFQGRDTATYGLTVTGQSASTWSATLVSQRPQAVPIVSWQSQARPDGQKIQVNGRLEVNVRELAPFIALLVPIGPELGKVTGHVAVRWAGTAAADASLASLQEDSRTHIDGQVQVHMTLPALKEVAKDITVAYEGTFAGNATEVGWTLAPGVLLTATVNAQPRIIPEVVRMILPRGDQPVRIENTKPVQGKLYWANRPLRMLAEGPLHVTYGLASGPLVAEFETSRAEGVGGELVLAEGTYRVEGVLPKAVRELLSAREAMGGFRGTVTLARTHVKGILLPSSSVTAKQIEQGAAVVSSVTLQLAEALTVQCDLAASHCSAGPATVAVRVPAMRVMGRPVRLSQGILRVQQAETNGASWNAQGTLQADGVAMDVAPWGMPTTDWTVRFVANQAGVKAELRVDAPFREAIITAKFEQPLSAVSGMLHGMIGPIVFDGAERRLSKMLLGLPLSTDITEGQLTATVDASWSGGPGDSAQGFHLTSGTAKIVADKLSGHYRDYRVKEMSTTMALRTDELMSIATVQSVPVTITSLQTGIEVTNLATMFQARWKLPNGLPVIDVKDFHCEVLGGTVTSPGLLIDLAKPHYQTTFSIRSLDLAKILSVEQQRGLLGSGTLNGTLPITITPDGVAIEDGVVEAQPPGGVIRYVSTSESTKIISESDSPLSLVSQALNNFHYTLLRVGVEYADDGTLDLSAQLEGRNPDLKKTPPIHFNVTVQEHIPTLLKSLRLVQDIQDGVQRKFKQP; encoded by the coding sequence ATGCTGACGCATCGATATCAGATCGCGCTGCTCCTCGGGTTAGTTGCCCTGGTGAGTCTCTATCTGCTCCTGCCGTTGACGGCGTCGTATCTGTTGGCTCAGGGGCTTCGCCAGTATGGCTACAAACACGTCATCATCCAGCTGGGGTATCCCGGCTGGAGCGGGATGCACATTCCCGTTGTGTCGTTTCAACAGGATTTGGCCGGTGAAAGTGTCATGGTGTCGTTGACGAATGCGGAGATTCAGTATCGGGTGCCGCAGCTGATTCATGGGCATGTCGATCGAGTGTCTCTTCCCTATGTGGCCATCCAGATCCTGAATCTTCAGCCGTCTGAACTTGGCGAGGGGGGAGGAGCCGTTCAAGGTCGAGTGGAGAGTGAAGACTCGCCCTGGACCCTCTTGACCGCCGGCGATCTGTTGCGAGGCCTGCCCATTCTTCCCTTTGACGAACTCCACCTGGGCCGCGTGACTATTTTCCGTGAACAGGCGACGGGGCCTCTCCGTCGGGTGACGATTTCCGGTGTGGTGATGTATCGGGATGGCGAGCTGGGAGGGCATCTGTCGTTCCAAGGGCGCGATACAGCGACCTATGGACTCACGGTGACGGGGCAGTCGGCCAGCACCTGGTCTGCCACCTTGGTGTCTCAGCGGCCTCAGGCGGTGCCGATTGTGTCATGGCAGTCTCAGGCGCGCCCTGACGGCCAGAAGATTCAGGTCAATGGGCGGCTGGAGGTCAATGTCCGTGAGTTGGCGCCGTTTATCGCGTTGCTCGTCCCGATCGGTCCGGAGTTGGGGAAGGTGACGGGGCATGTCGCGGTACGCTGGGCAGGCACTGCGGCGGCTGATGCCTCATTGGCTTCGCTGCAGGAGGATTCCCGTACGCATATTGATGGACAAGTTCAAGTGCATATGACGCTGCCCGCGTTGAAGGAGGTTGCAAAAGATATTACGGTCGCCTATGAGGGCACTTTCGCGGGGAATGCGACGGAGGTGGGATGGACCCTGGCTCCCGGGGTGCTGTTGACGGCCACGGTGAATGCGCAACCCCGTATCATTCCGGAAGTGGTCAGGATGATTCTCCCGCGCGGGGATCAGCCGGTACGGATTGAAAACACGAAGCCGGTGCAGGGGAAGCTGTATTGGGCGAACAGACCGTTGCGCATGCTTGCTGAGGGGCCACTGCACGTAACCTATGGTCTGGCATCGGGTCCGTTGGTGGCCGAGTTTGAAACGAGTCGGGCTGAGGGGGTGGGTGGCGAGCTGGTGTTGGCGGAAGGGACCTATCGAGTCGAGGGCGTGCTTCCGAAGGCGGTGAGGGAGCTTCTCTCGGCGAGGGAGGCGATGGGAGGGTTCCGGGGAACGGTGACGCTGGCTCGAACGCACGTCAAGGGTATCCTCTTGCCCTCGTCTTCCGTCACGGCCAAGCAGATCGAGCAGGGGGCGGCGGTCGTCTCGAGCGTCACATTACAACTGGCCGAGGCCTTGACCGTGCAGTGCGATCTGGCTGCCAGTCATTGCAGCGCCGGGCCTGCCACTGTAGCTGTTCGAGTCCCGGCCATGCGTGTGATGGGCCGGCCGGTTCGCTTGTCTCAGGGTATATTGCGGGTGCAGCAAGCCGAGACGAACGGGGCATCCTGGAATGCGCAGGGCACACTCCAGGCGGATGGAGTGGCGATGGACGTGGCTCCGTGGGGGATGCCGACGACGGATTGGACAGTCAGGTTTGTGGCCAATCAAGCCGGAGTCAAGGCCGAGCTTCGTGTCGACGCGCCCTTCCGTGAGGCGATTATTACGGCCAAGTTTGAGCAGCCCTTGAGTGCGGTGTCGGGAATGTTGCATGGCATGATCGGGCCGATTGTTTTTGATGGCGCTGAACGGCGGCTGAGCAAGATGCTCCTGGGATTGCCGCTGTCTACGGATATCACGGAGGGTCAACTCACGGCGACCGTCGATGCGTCGTGGTCCGGCGGCCCTGGGGATTCGGCGCAGGGGTTCCATCTGACGTCCGGGACGGCGAAGATCGTGGCAGATAAGCTGTCCGGTCATTATCGGGACTATCGCGTAAAAGAGATGAGTACGACGATGGCGCTGCGTACTGATGAGTTGATGTCGATTGCGACGGTGCAATCAGTGCCGGTGACGATCACGTCGCTGCAGACGGGTATCGAGGTGACGAATCTGGCGACGATGTTCCAGGCACGATGGAAGTTGCCGAATGGGCTGCCGGTTATTGACGTGAAGGATTTCCATTGTGAAGTATTGGGGGGAACGGTCACGAGCCCTGGATTGCTGATCGATCTGGCCAAGCCGCATTATCAGACGACCTTTTCGATACGCAGTCTTGACCTGGCCAAGATTCTCAGTGTGGAACAGCAGAGGGGACTCCTGGGCTCAGGAACGCTGAACGGGACGCTGCCTATTACGATCACTCCCGATGGTGTGGCTATCGAAGATGGGGTGGTTGAGGCGCAGCCTCCAGGCGGGGTGATACGGTATGTGTCGACTTCGGAGTCGACGAAAATCATCTCGGAGTCCGATAGCCCGCTATCCCTGGTCTCGCAAGCGCTCAACAACTTTCACTACACGCTGCTGCGGGTTGGTGTAGAGTATGCGGACGACGGGACGCTGGATTTGAGCGCGCAACTGGAGGGCCGGAATCCTGACTTGAAGAAGACCCCTCCTATCCATTTCAATGTGACTGTGCAGGAACATATTCCAACCCTGCTGAAAAGTCTTCGCCTGGTTCAGGACATTCAAGACGGCGTACAAAGGAAATTTAAACAGCCATGA
- a CDS encoding glycosyl hydrolase family 8, translated as MRLIPFVRHRFNIRAPLSQLAKRLAPTMLLVLCGLILGLSPPLASAKQSQQERSSDRYIHQLDDLSALWSFYKQTYIQHGRVVSLDEQGITTSEGQGYAMLRAVWSNDRATFNTVWAWTKQHLQVRDDKLFAWKWKGTVLDRNSATDADTDIALALVLAARRFDHPAFEQDALAIIHSIWDREVIQIGSRAYVTAGNWAHDEAYPTIHVAYLAPYAYEIFASVDAHHPWAHAIASSYAILHWLYDEEALPVPPELIYLNRQTGHFTVLHPVTGASSSFSYDAFPIYWRMALDAAWFGRSEGPLRQKMLGFFQREWKAQGKFVDHYSLKGLPLSSNEGLPLYATIQALAFQEQQDLARLLSEKKLAQLEAAALAGKRLPYYFHNWLWFGQALSLSQARHYDEFLGFLRPFDVVGFSAHFPWELFAVTVMLYLIAKWHPVLKLAFLICGFSLCLRYLYWRLFHTLNFMESGGPFISIALWAAELYAFSTVLLLFIQVGVGWRPQPVRPLEPAQGFAPSVDVFIPIYSESCEILEKTLIGASAMEQAHKRIYVLDDSHRDEVCRLAERFGATYIKGPRQHAKAGNLNHALTQTDGELIVIFDTDHIPVTTFLTETVPFFADPDIGFVQTPHHFYNQDIFQRALGASSRIPNEQDLFNHAIQGGRQGWGGAFFVGSGAVFRRSAIAELNGFNLMSITEDIHTSQHLHTRGWKSVFVDKNLAVGLTAENLASYIVQRRRWMLGCLQIFFKDNPLLCRGLSLRHRLGYFASLYYFFFPIARVIFWITPLYFLMFHLHPIFADVSILVAYLLPFMIVLPMISSRLLPGWPRLMWSSLYEGPVSFPLFRSMFDLLLPKNLGFKVTPKGLLSEQRSFDWRSSASLAIATLITLAAIAKGLWEFWYFGIEKDAYFFNLSWASFNLLTLIVGLLMAWEKPQTRAEERIIKPIPFELRAGDLCITGTTHDVSLTGVSWFGASPGPLPLTMDMSLHGRIPFTCQVRLVYHDRLSGPGAKCGLAFLNLSEEHRRLLLLNLYSDPTTWEHAQRDRLRSSVLMAGHLLIGLLKHFRPLRLRRRQTPRQWNVGVTEVQIGEKRHRAIVRDRSASGLSLLIFANQTPLTTPWLVRGAGGQLTAYRPIYRTRRWRLIPRVGLQAIP; from the coding sequence TTGCGCCTCATCCCATTCGTTCGTCATCGCTTCAACATCCGAGCCCCTCTGAGCCAACTCGCGAAGCGTCTCGCACCGACCATGCTCCTTGTGCTCTGCGGACTCATCCTAGGCCTATCTCCGCCCCTCGCTTCAGCCAAGCAGAGCCAGCAAGAGCGTTCAAGCGACCGATATATTCATCAACTCGATGATCTCTCGGCGCTCTGGAGTTTCTACAAACAGACCTACATACAACATGGCCGGGTCGTCAGTTTGGACGAACAGGGCATCACGACGTCGGAAGGGCAAGGCTACGCCATGCTCCGTGCCGTCTGGTCGAATGATCGCGCGACGTTCAATACCGTGTGGGCTTGGACGAAGCAACATCTCCAAGTCCGCGACGACAAGCTCTTTGCCTGGAAATGGAAAGGGACCGTGCTCGATCGGAACTCAGCGACGGATGCCGACACCGACATCGCGCTCGCCCTTGTCCTTGCCGCTCGGCGATTCGACCATCCGGCGTTCGAGCAAGACGCGCTCGCCATCATCCATTCCATCTGGGACCGGGAAGTCATCCAGATCGGCTCGCGCGCCTATGTGACGGCCGGCAATTGGGCGCACGACGAGGCCTATCCGACGATCCACGTCGCCTACCTGGCCCCCTATGCCTACGAAATCTTTGCCTCCGTCGATGCGCACCATCCATGGGCCCATGCGATCGCATCCAGCTATGCCATTCTGCATTGGCTCTATGATGAAGAAGCCCTGCCCGTCCCTCCGGAACTCATCTATCTGAACCGGCAGACAGGCCACTTTACCGTCCTGCATCCCGTGACCGGGGCCTCATCCTCGTTCAGCTATGACGCCTTCCCGATCTATTGGCGAATGGCACTCGATGCCGCCTGGTTCGGACGATCTGAAGGGCCCTTGCGGCAAAAAATGCTGGGATTCTTCCAGCGCGAATGGAAGGCCCAGGGGAAATTTGTCGACCACTATTCCCTCAAGGGCTTGCCTCTATCGTCGAACGAAGGGCTTCCGCTCTATGCCACCATCCAAGCCCTGGCCTTCCAGGAGCAGCAGGACCTCGCCAGACTGCTGAGCGAAAAGAAGCTCGCCCAACTCGAAGCCGCCGCACTCGCCGGGAAACGGCTCCCCTACTACTTCCATAACTGGCTGTGGTTCGGGCAGGCCCTCTCTCTGTCGCAAGCCCGCCACTACGACGAGTTCTTGGGATTTTTGCGACCGTTCGACGTGGTCGGGTTTTCAGCGCACTTTCCCTGGGAGCTCTTTGCCGTCACCGTCATGCTCTACCTGATCGCCAAGTGGCATCCAGTTCTCAAACTCGCCTTCCTGATCTGCGGATTTAGCCTCTGTCTCCGCTATCTCTACTGGCGGCTCTTCCACACGTTGAACTTCATGGAATCCGGCGGCCCGTTTATCAGCATCGCTCTGTGGGCGGCCGAACTCTATGCCTTCTCCACCGTTCTGCTGCTGTTCATCCAGGTAGGGGTAGGCTGGAGACCTCAGCCTGTCCGTCCCCTTGAGCCAGCCCAAGGCTTTGCTCCCTCAGTCGACGTCTTTATTCCGATCTACTCCGAGTCCTGCGAGATTCTGGAGAAAACCCTGATCGGAGCCTCCGCGATGGAGCAGGCTCACAAACGGATATACGTGTTAGACGACAGCCACAGAGACGAGGTCTGCCGACTGGCTGAACGGTTCGGGGCAACCTATATCAAAGGCCCTCGCCAACATGCCAAGGCGGGCAACCTGAACCATGCCCTCACGCAAACGGACGGCGAACTTATCGTGATCTTCGACACAGACCATATTCCAGTGACAACCTTTCTCACAGAGACCGTCCCGTTTTTCGCAGACCCCGACATCGGCTTTGTGCAAACGCCTCACCACTTCTACAACCAGGATATTTTTCAACGGGCCCTCGGCGCGAGCTCGCGTATTCCGAACGAACAGGACCTGTTCAATCACGCGATCCAGGGCGGACGCCAAGGCTGGGGCGGGGCGTTCTTCGTCGGCAGCGGGGCCGTCTTTCGACGGTCGGCGATCGCCGAGTTGAATGGATTTAACTTGATGAGCATCACCGAAGACATTCATACCAGCCAGCACCTCCATACCAGGGGATGGAAGTCTGTCTTCGTCGATAAAAACTTGGCAGTCGGACTGACGGCGGAAAACCTCGCGTCCTATATTGTCCAGCGACGGCGCTGGATGTTGGGCTGTCTCCAGATTTTCTTCAAAGACAATCCACTCCTCTGCCGGGGGCTGTCGCTCCGGCACCGGCTCGGCTACTTCGCCTCGCTCTACTACTTCTTCTTCCCGATCGCGCGGGTGATATTTTGGATCACCCCCCTCTACTTCCTCATGTTTCACCTGCACCCGATTTTTGCCGATGTCTCGATTCTGGTGGCCTACCTGTTGCCATTCATGATCGTCCTCCCGATGATTTCCTCCAGATTGCTGCCTGGATGGCCCAGGCTCATGTGGTCATCCCTCTACGAAGGACCAGTCAGTTTCCCGCTGTTCCGGTCGATGTTCGATCTGCTGCTCCCGAAGAACTTGGGGTTCAAAGTCACTCCCAAGGGCTTGCTTTCGGAGCAACGGTCATTCGACTGGCGATCCTCTGCCAGCCTAGCCATTGCCACCCTCATCACGCTCGCCGCAATTGCAAAAGGCCTCTGGGAGTTCTGGTATTTCGGCATCGAAAAGGACGCCTATTTCTTCAATCTCAGCTGGGCCTCCTTCAATCTGCTGACCCTGATCGTAGGACTGCTGATGGCTTGGGAGAAACCTCAAACGCGAGCAGAAGAACGCATCATCAAGCCGATCCCGTTCGAACTGCGAGCCGGCGATCTGTGCATCACTGGCACGACACACGACGTGAGTCTGACCGGGGTATCATGGTTCGGGGCATCGCCCGGTCCACTACCTCTGACCATGGACATGAGCTTGCACGGCAGAATCCCCTTCACCTGCCAGGTCCGATTGGTCTATCATGACCGACTGTCAGGGCCTGGCGCCAAATGCGGGCTGGCATTTCTCAACCTCTCAGAAGAACATCGTCGACTCTTGCTGCTGAACCTCTATAGCGACCCCACGACATGGGAACATGCGCAAAGGGACCGCCTGCGCAGCAGTGTCTTGATGGCAGGTCACTTGCTCATCGGTCTACTGAAGCACTTCAGACCATTGAGACTCAGGCGGCGACAGACTCCCCGACAATGGAATGTCGGCGTCACCGAGGTTCAGATCGGAGAGAAACGGCATCGTGCAATCGTGAGAGATCGATCGGCAAGCGGGCTCAGTCTGTTGATCTTCGCCAACCAAACTCCACTCACCACGCCGTGGTTGGTACGGGGCGCAGGCGGACAACTGACGGCCTATCGCCCTATCTATCGCACGAGGCGATGGAGGCTGATACCGAGAGTGGGCCTCCAAGCAATCCCCTAA